A genomic region of Oncorhynchus mykiss isolate Arlee chromosome 2, USDA_OmykA_1.1, whole genome shotgun sequence contains the following coding sequences:
- the LOC118936272 gene encoding eukaryotic translation initiation factor 3 subunit H-like encodes MCNSSPLSNHLEKSLQLLMDRVDDMSQDIVKYNTYSRNLSKQQQQKHQYIQRRQQENAQRQTRGETPLPEEDVSKMFKPPQPPPRMDTLLIAGQINNYCQNVKEFTSQNLGKLFMAEALQGHNS; translated from the exons ATGTGTAATTCATCTCCCCTCAGTAACCACCTGGAGAAGTCTCTGCAGCTCCTGATGGACAGAGTGGATGATATGAGTCAGGACATTGTCAAGTACAACACCTACAGCCGTAACCTCAGCAAGCAACAGCAGCAGaaacaccag tataTCCAGCGACGCCAGCAGGAGAATgctcagagacagaccagaggagAGACTCCTCTACCAGAGGAAGATGTCTCCAAGATGTTCAAACCACCACAGCCCCCTCCTCGCATGGACACTCTCCTCATCGCAG GACAGATTAACAATTACTGCCAGAATGTGAAGGAGTTCACCTCCCAGAACCTCGGCAAACTCTTCATGGCCGAGGCTCTTCAGGGACACAACAGCTAA